Proteins encoded within one genomic window of Aerococcus viridans:
- the gatA gene encoding Asp-tRNA(Asn)/Glu-tRNA(Gln) amidotransferase subunit GatA, with amino-acid sequence MEKFTDTIRSLNEKLVAGQVTSVELVEEAIRRIKAENDTINAVITLDEENALAKAKASDEKGYSSDRPLQGIPIGLKDNILTNGVTTTAASKMLADFVPIYDATVTEKLAAAGAINIAKLNMDEFAMGGSNETSYFGPVRNPFDTDRVPGGSSGGSAAAVSAGQVMATLGTDTGGSIRQPAAYNGIVGMKPTYGRVSRWGVISFASSLDQVGPMTRTVEDNAIMLEAIAGYDDHDSTSANIEVPNYVASMKDGVQGLTVGVPVEFFGDAVDEQVKEQVRASIKQLENAGATIKEISFENLKYGIPVYYIIASAEASSNLQRYDGIRYGYRAESFNDLEELYVNTRTEGFGDEVKRRLMTGTFSIASENFDEYFMKAAKVRMLIKEAFDSIFSEVDLIVSPVTTGTAFKLGEKNDDPIEMYMADLLTVPVNLAGLPGLSMPVGFDDKGLPIGLQIIGNRFEEEKIYRAAYAVEQVNDAYTKHPAE; translated from the coding sequence ATGGAAAAATTTACAGATACAATTCGCTCATTAAATGAGAAATTAGTAGCAGGCCAAGTGACATCTGTTGAATTAGTGGAAGAAGCTATACGCCGTATTAAAGCAGAAAATGACACAATCAACGCGGTCATCACTTTAGACGAAGAGAATGCTTTAGCAAAAGCCAAAGCATCTGACGAAAAAGGTTACTCCTCTGACCGACCATTACAAGGCATTCCGATTGGATTAAAAGACAATATCTTAACAAACGGTGTCACAACTACAGCAGCATCTAAAATGCTAGCTGACTTTGTACCAATTTATGATGCAACAGTTACTGAAAAATTAGCTGCAGCAGGTGCGATTAATATTGCCAAATTAAACATGGATGAATTCGCCATGGGTGGTTCAAATGAAACGTCTTATTTCGGCCCAGTTCGCAATCCATTTGATACAGACCGTGTACCAGGCGGTTCTTCAGGTGGTTCAGCGGCCGCTGTTTCAGCTGGTCAAGTGATGGCAACATTAGGTACCGATACAGGTGGTTCAATCCGTCAACCCGCGGCATACAACGGTATTGTAGGGATGAAACCTACTTACGGTCGTGTGTCACGTTGGGGCGTTATTTCTTTTGCTTCTTCATTAGACCAAGTTGGGCCAATGACTCGTACAGTTGAAGATAATGCGATTATGTTAGAAGCAATTGCTGGTTATGATGACCATGATTCAACCTCAGCAAACATTGAAGTGCCTAACTATGTGGCCTCTATGAAAGATGGCGTTCAAGGGTTAACAGTTGGTGTACCGGTAGAGTTCTTTGGTGACGCTGTTGACGAACAAGTGAAAGAACAAGTTCGCGCATCAATCAAGCAATTAGAAAATGCTGGTGCAACTATTAAAGAAATCAGCTTCGAAAACTTGAAATATGGTATTCCAGTTTACTATATCATCGCCTCTGCAGAAGCATCTTCAAACTTACAACGCTATGATGGTATCCGTTACGGTTACCGCGCAGAAAGCTTCAATGATCTAGAAGAATTGTATGTCAATACAAGAACTGAAGGTTTTGGTGATGAAGTAAAACGTCGTTTGATGACAGGTACATTCTCTATCGCATCAGAAAACTTCGACGAATACTTCATGAAAGCTGCTAAAGTACGTATGTTAATTAAAGAAGCATTTGATAGCATCTTCTCAGAAGTTGATTTAATCGTATCACCAGTAACTACTGGTACAGCCTTTAAATTAGGTGAGAAGAATGACGATCCAATCGAAATGTACATGGCTGACTTATTAACAGTTCCTGTAAACTTAGCTGGACTACCTGGTTTATCAATGCCTGTTGGGTTTGACGACAAAGGTCTACCAATCGGTTTACAAATCATCGGTAACCGTTTCGAAGAAGAAAAAATTTACCGTGCAGCATACGCTGTTGAACAAGTAAACGACGCTTATACAAAACATCCAGCAGAGTAA
- the gatC gene encoding Asp-tRNA(Asn)/Glu-tRNA(Gln) amidotransferase subunit GatC: MSISEEEVKRIAKLAKFKVEDEDVVHFTEEFGNILNMIEELQEIDTTDVAPMFWAVDFENVMREDKVVKMQTRDELFINAKTTVDGFIEVPSIIDTDGGDA; encoded by the coding sequence ATGTCAATTTCTGAAGAAGAAGTTAAACGGATTGCTAAATTAGCTAAATTCAAGGTTGAAGATGAAGATGTCGTTCACTTTACTGAAGAATTTGGGAATATTTTAAATATGATTGAAGAATTACAAGAAATCGATACTACCGATGTAGCACCTATGTTTTGGGCAGTCGATTTTGAAAACGTGATGCGCGAAGATAAAGTTGTGAAAATGCAAACGCGTGATGAATTATTTATCAACGCCAAAACAACAGTCGATGGTTTTATCGAAGTGCCATCAATTATTGATACAGATGGAGGCGACGCTTAA
- a CDS encoding CamS family sex pheromone protein gives MRTCDWGEYQVKKGNVVLKIKKCKTLSILLVATLALTACQNDQADSTESVGSASQTSSSNEEQQTQTSQLSTEYYSSYISDGTYQTNSASRITAGASSQANAENLERGLYDLAKNIFATEDYSLQEGQVIGEDQTLTYLTAQSDENPDGLNPSGYESTTMDGFEPRYLNTIMEYNFVDQDGNIAGISIGLGMNYSDIFKTDSDSEEVEITSEERIEHGKQMAKTIVSDIRENEDYADTPIHVAIFENEASGDLGGGTFSTDAVSSSGNSFGDWSTYNQDFVVYGVDDAPNEEDTVAFTRFRDQIQSFYPQLSGLSGVGYYQDNEQQNINIVIYSQFDGYSEIIALSQQAISTASSVFNNNIEIQIQVVTADGVRALLTRSKDADTFNYVLVD, from the coding sequence ATGCGGACTTGTGATTGGGGAGAATACCAAGTTAAGAAAGGGAATGTCGTGTTGAAAATCAAAAAATGCAAAACATTATCCATATTATTGGTGGCGACCTTGGCCCTAACAGCCTGTCAAAACGACCAAGCCGATTCAACTGAATCAGTGGGTTCAGCCAGCCAAACTTCATCTAGTAATGAAGAACAACAAACACAAACAAGCCAACTGTCGACAGAATACTACTCGTCATACATTAGTGACGGCACTTACCAAACCAATTCTGCTTCAAGAATTACAGCGGGGGCATCTTCACAAGCCAATGCGGAGAATTTAGAGCGCGGTTTGTATGACCTAGCCAAGAATATTTTCGCCACTGAAGACTACTCGCTCCAAGAAGGACAAGTCATCGGCGAGGACCAGACCTTGACTTATTTAACAGCCCAATCGGACGAAAATCCAGATGGCCTAAATCCGTCCGGTTATGAATCGACCACTATGGACGGGTTTGAACCCCGCTATTTAAATACCATTATGGAATACAATTTCGTTGATCAGGACGGGAATATCGCAGGGATTTCAATCGGTTTAGGAATGAACTATTCAGATATCTTCAAGACTGATTCAGACAGCGAAGAAGTGGAAATTACCTCTGAAGAGCGTATCGAACATGGGAAGCAGATGGCTAAAACCATCGTCTCTGACATTCGTGAAAACGAGGATTACGCGGACACACCGATCCATGTAGCCATCTTTGAAAACGAAGCATCTGGTGATTTAGGTGGCGGAACCTTCTCAACAGATGCCGTTTCATCAAGTGGAAACTCATTTGGTGACTGGTCAACCTACAACCAAGACTTCGTCGTTTACGGCGTCGATGACGCACCAAACGAAGAGGACACAGTAGCCTTCACCCGCTTCCGTGACCAAATTCAAAGCTTCTATCCGCAACTATCCGGTCTATCAGGGGTAGGTTACTACCAGGATAACGAGCAACAAAACATCAACATCGTCATCTACAGTCAATTCGATGGCTATAGCGAAATTATCGCTTTATCACAGCAAGCCATTTCAACCGCAAGCTCAGTATTCAACAACAATATTGAGATTCAAATTCAAGTGGTAACCGCTGACGGCGTTCGGGCCCTATTGACTAGAAGTAAAGACGCAGACACCTTCAACTATGTACTCGTAGATTAA
- the ligA gene encoding NAD-dependent DNA ligase LigA, translated as MTKDDQQSTDVARIEALTRLLNDYAYQYYALDNPTISDTEYDKLYRELQDLEAKYPTFIQAESPTQRVGDVVSEAFTKVTHSQPMMSLGNAFNFDEVAKFVEDVKKNVNGQVRFVCELKIDGLSVAIQYENGRYVRAATRGDGVVGEDITNNVRTIKSVPMKLRQDIDIEVRGEIYMPKDAFLALNEKREEAGLPTFANPRNSAAGSIRQLDSKVTASRNLNIFLYSGVFSDELPIKSQQDLFQHFPDYGFRVNPLTRVCETFEEIQAYIEEMTAKRHELSYGIDGIVIKVDDFSDQETLGYTVKAPKWAIAYKFQAEEVETTIHDIEWTVGRTGVVTPTAIMEPVLLDGSTVQRASLHNMDLIEAKDIRLNDTVVIHKAGDIIPEVVTVVLDKRPEDSTPYPKPTTCPVCHSDLVHLEDEVALRCVNPACPAQAKEKLYHFVSRNAMNITGVGPSVLEQMYDKANVHSPADLYQVKKDQLMALDKIGDKASDKIIQAIEDSKENSLERLLFGLGIRHVGAKAARQIAEVYPSMQEIMTKERTDLTNIEGIGETIADSIVAFFATDGVRETIDALVENGVNMQYKGPVKAEVEAIDSFWSGKTVVLTGKLSQYTRPEAKKAIEALGGNVTGSVSKKTDILVAGEDAGSKLAKAENLGVTVFSEQDMVDKL; from the coding sequence ATGACAAAGGATGACCAACAAAGTACTGATGTTGCCCGTATTGAAGCCTTAACCCGTCTCTTGAATGACTATGCCTACCAATACTACGCCTTAGATAATCCAACGATTTCAGATACCGAATATGACAAACTTTACCGTGAGTTGCAGGATTTAGAAGCCAAGTACCCGACCTTTATTCAAGCTGAATCACCAACGCAACGGGTGGGGGACGTTGTAAGTGAAGCCTTTACCAAGGTAACCCATTCACAACCTATGATGTCTCTAGGTAATGCCTTCAATTTTGACGAAGTGGCCAAGTTCGTTGAAGATGTCAAAAAGAATGTCAATGGCCAAGTGCGCTTTGTCTGTGAATTGAAAATCGACGGTTTGTCCGTAGCCATTCAATATGAGAACGGTCGTTACGTCCGGGCAGCCACTCGGGGTGACGGGGTCGTTGGTGAAGATATTACCAACAATGTTCGTACCATTAAATCAGTCCCTATGAAACTTCGCCAAGATATCGATATCGAGGTGCGTGGCGAAATCTACATGCCTAAGGATGCCTTTTTGGCCTTAAATGAAAAACGTGAAGAAGCAGGATTGCCAACTTTCGCTAACCCGCGCAATTCAGCTGCTGGATCAATCCGTCAATTGGATTCAAAAGTCACAGCCAGTCGTAATTTGAATATTTTCTTATACTCAGGAGTCTTTTCTGATGAATTACCGATCAAGAGTCAACAAGACTTGTTCCAACATTTCCCAGACTATGGCTTTCGTGTAAACCCGCTAACCAGAGTGTGTGAAACTTTCGAAGAAATTCAAGCCTACATTGAAGAAATGACTGCTAAACGTCACGAATTGTCTTACGGTATTGATGGGATTGTTATCAAGGTAGACGATTTTAGTGATCAAGAAACTTTAGGTTATACGGTTAAGGCACCGAAATGGGCGATTGCCTACAAATTCCAAGCCGAAGAAGTGGAAACGACCATCCATGATATCGAGTGGACGGTTGGGCGCACGGGTGTAGTGACCCCAACTGCCATTATGGAACCAGTTTTATTAGACGGGTCAACCGTTCAACGGGCTAGCCTCCACAATATGGACTTGATTGAAGCTAAAGATATCCGCCTAAATGATACAGTGGTCATCCATAAGGCGGGGGATATTATTCCAGAAGTGGTGACGGTTGTTTTAGACAAGCGACCTGAAGATTCAACGCCGTATCCAAAACCAACGACTTGTCCGGTTTGCCATAGCGACCTAGTCCATTTAGAGGATGAAGTGGCTTTGAGATGTGTGAACCCAGCTTGTCCAGCCCAAGCAAAAGAGAAGTTGTATCATTTCGTGTCTCGAAACGCCATGAATATTACCGGTGTTGGCCCATCTGTCCTAGAGCAAATGTATGACAAGGCCAATGTCCATAGTCCAGCTGACTTATACCAAGTTAAGAAAGACCAGTTGATGGCCTTAGATAAAATTGGTGATAAGGCGTCAGATAAGATTATCCAAGCTATTGAAGATTCTAAAGAAAATTCACTTGAGCGCTTATTATTTGGTTTAGGCATTCGTCACGTTGGTGCTAAGGCTGCTCGTCAGATTGCTGAAGTGTACCCAAGCATGCAAGAAATTATGACCAAGGAAAGAACCGATTTAACCAATATTGAAGGGATTGGTGAAACTATCGCGGATTCCATAGTTGCCTTTTTTGCCACAGACGGCGTGCGCGAAACCATTGATGCCCTAGTAGAAAATGGCGTCAACATGCAGTACAAGGGACCGGTTAAAGCAGAAGTTGAAGCCATCGATTCCTTCTGGTCCGGCAAAACAGTTGTCCTAACTGGGAAATTATCTCAGTACACAAGACCGGAAGCTAAGAAAGCTATCGAGGCCTTAGGTGGTAACGTTACAGGGTCTGTTTCTAAGAAGACGGATATCCTAGTTGCCGGGGAAGATGCAGGGTCAAAATTGGCCAAAGCAGAAAACTTAGGCGTTACTGTATTTTCTGAACAAGACATGGTTGACAAGTTATAA
- a CDS encoding GntR family transcriptional regulator — MAKTKSYKDIAYQYLKEQIDSNLLLPDTHLKEVEIAETLGMSRTPVRKAMAQLAEEDYIRIEQYKGAVVAKNALNARAIVERLQFIELLTMNLFQQMQNKDVQVDTERVEELKQIISESLATYDLETYFDTEFKMFTYLVSFYPNSYFRQVTLNTIQPLHELYIKEAKEDHSAFKREANDLKEIYPTMLKALVHKDYAMARKQARIWINQLILYQINK, encoded by the coding sequence GTGGCAAAGACTAAGAGCTATAAGGACATTGCATATCAATACCTAAAGGAACAAATCGATAGTAATTTGCTATTACCAGATACACACTTAAAAGAAGTGGAAATTGCAGAAACGCTAGGCATGAGTCGTACGCCGGTTCGAAAAGCCATGGCACAACTTGCTGAAGAAGATTATATTCGTATTGAACAATATAAGGGTGCGGTAGTAGCGAAAAATGCACTAAACGCACGAGCAATTGTGGAACGTCTACAATTTATTGAATTATTAACGATGAATCTCTTCCAGCAAATGCAAAATAAAGATGTCCAAGTAGACACCGAACGAGTTGAAGAGTTGAAACAAATTATTTCTGAATCACTTGCAACATATGACTTGGAAACTTACTTTGATACTGAATTCAAAATGTTTACCTATTTGGTATCCTTCTATCCGAATTCATACTTTAGACAAGTTACCTTGAATACAATTCAACCCCTACATGAATTGTACATAAAAGAAGCCAAGGAGGATCACTCAGCCTTCAAACGTGAAGCGAACGATTTAAAAGAAATCTATCCAACGATGCTGAAAGCTTTAGTACATAAAGATTATGCGATGGCGCGTAAACAAGCCCGCATCTGGATAAACCAATTAATTCTTTATCAAATCAACAAATAA
- a CDS encoding glycoside hydrolase family 73 protein: MANKKKQKKRKINGWQGWLKGYQQVFRLIFKKRKYKKIRYPSKKKRAQRRKEIWLGTLAILGLILFFFSQDYQGVPTSSEASSEEVEMVYTDQEFVDLIGQYAVMEYPESHVLPSIVTAQAILESNFGKSQLSSEYFNLFGRKSYSPNDPSVDLPTQEFVNGRYITVDEPFRVYTSWEESVADHGRLLANGTSWNKTHYSGVLNASSYKEAAYALQEAGYATDPNYAESLIDVIERYELTRFDNQVQ; the protein is encoded by the coding sequence TTGGCAAATAAGAAGAAGCAAAAGAAACGTAAAATAAACGGTTGGCAAGGTTGGTTGAAAGGGTATCAACAGGTATTTAGGCTAATTTTCAAAAAAAGAAAATATAAAAAAATACGATATCCTTCAAAGAAGAAACGTGCGCAACGTCGTAAAGAGATATGGTTAGGAACACTTGCAATTCTTGGATTAATACTGTTTTTCTTTTCCCAAGACTATCAAGGCGTACCTACGTCAAGTGAGGCCTCCAGTGAAGAAGTGGAAATGGTATATACAGACCAAGAATTTGTGGATTTAATCGGCCAATATGCAGTAATGGAATACCCTGAATCTCACGTATTACCAAGTATTGTCACTGCCCAAGCAATACTGGAATCTAATTTTGGTAAAAGTCAATTATCTAGTGAATATTTTAATTTATTTGGCCGTAAATCATACAGCCCAAATGATCCAAGTGTAGATTTACCCACACAAGAATTTGTGAATGGGCGATATATTACGGTGGATGAACCTTTCCGGGTCTATACATCTTGGGAAGAATCAGTAGCTGATCACGGAAGGTTACTTGCAAACGGCACTTCATGGAATAAAACACATTATAGTGGTGTTTTGAATGCAAGCTCGTATAAAGAAGCGGCCTATGCCTTGCAAGAAGCTGGGTATGCTACAGATCCTAATTATGCAGAATCTTTGATAGATGTGATAGAAAGATACGAATTAACTCGGTTTGATAACCAGGTTCAATAG
- a CDS encoding ABC transporter ATP-binding protein, whose amino-acid sequence MTMLEVKDLKVSYGMIEAIKGISFEVNQGEIVSLIGSNGAGKSTTLRTISGIKPAKSGQILYEGQDILKSNAMKIVKAGISQVPEGRHVFKGMSVKENLLMGAYTRKDRDGLKEDMEKSFEYFPIIKERLNQDAATLSGGEQQMVAMARALMAKPKLLLLDEPSMGLAPLFIQQIFNIIEEINAAGTTVLLIEQNAKQALSISDRAYVMETGKILLSGSGQELLTSEKVQEAYLGGAMV is encoded by the coding sequence ATGACAATGTTAGAAGTAAAAGATTTGAAAGTCTCATACGGTATGATTGAAGCGATTAAAGGCATCAGCTTTGAAGTCAATCAAGGCGAAATTGTTTCCCTAATCGGTTCCAATGGTGCGGGTAAATCAACAACATTACGTACGATTTCAGGTATCAAACCAGCCAAAAGCGGACAAATCCTTTATGAAGGACAAGATATATTGAAATCAAACGCAATGAAAATTGTAAAAGCAGGGATTTCTCAAGTTCCTGAAGGTCGTCACGTATTTAAAGGGATGTCTGTTAAAGAAAACCTTTTAATGGGTGCCTACACTCGTAAAGACCGCGACGGCTTAAAAGAAGACATGGAAAAATCATTTGAATACTTCCCAATCATCAAAGAGCGTTTAAACCAAGACGCGGCCACTTTATCTGGTGGGGAACAGCAAATGGTGGCTATGGCAAGAGCCTTGATGGCTAAGCCAAAATTATTATTGTTAGATGAGCCTTCAATGGGGTTAGCGCCATTGTTCATCCAACAAATCTTCAACATCATTGAAGAAATCAATGCGGCTGGTACAACTGTCCTATTGATTGAACAAAATGCCAAGCAAGCATTAAGCATCTCTGACCGTGCTTACGTAATGGAAACGGGTAAGATTTTATTATCAGGATCTGGTCAAGAATTGTTAACCTCTGAGAAAGTACAAGAAGCTTATCTTGGTGGGGCAATGGTATAG
- a CDS encoding ABC transporter ATP-binding protein, giving the protein MSLLTIKDLNKNFGGLAAVSNVNIDLEKNELVGLIGPNGAGKTTLFNLLTGVYVPSSGEVKLSTDEGDVVLNGKEPSEINRYGLARTFQNIRLFGQLTVLDNVLVALHTKHGASFLSSVLRTPAFYKNREELKERAVELLSIFNLQDLLYEKAKNLPYGQQRRLEIVRALATEPKILFLDEPAAGMNPNETANLTELIRQIQKDFDITVVLIEHDMSLVMNVCERIYVLEYGKLIAHGTPSEIQSNPAVIKAYLGGE; this is encoded by the coding sequence ATGTCATTATTGACGATTAAAGATTTAAATAAAAATTTTGGCGGGTTAGCCGCAGTATCAAATGTAAATATTGATTTAGAAAAGAATGAATTAGTTGGACTTATTGGGCCTAATGGTGCAGGTAAAACGACGTTATTTAACTTATTAACTGGTGTTTATGTACCAAGTTCAGGTGAAGTAAAATTATCAACTGACGAAGGTGATGTGGTTTTAAATGGTAAAGAGCCAAGTGAAATCAACCGCTATGGTTTAGCAAGAACCTTCCAAAATATCCGTTTATTTGGTCAGTTGACTGTTTTAGATAACGTGTTAGTAGCTTTACATACTAAACACGGCGCTAGCTTCTTGTCTAGTGTTTTGCGTACGCCAGCTTTCTACAAAAACCGGGAAGAATTAAAAGAACGCGCAGTCGAATTGCTAAGTATTTTTAACCTTCAAGATTTACTATATGAAAAAGCGAAAAACTTGCCATATGGTCAACAACGTCGTCTAGAAATCGTTCGTGCCTTAGCGACTGAGCCAAAAATCTTATTCTTGGATGAACCAGCTGCAGGGATGAACCCAAATGAAACAGCTAACTTAACTGAATTGATCCGTCAAATTCAAAAAGATTTCGACATTACAGTAGTCCTTATCGAACATGATATGTCTCTTGTAATGAATGTATGTGAACGTATCTACGTATTGGAATACGGTAAATTGATTGCCCACGGTACACCAAGCGAAATCCAAAGTAATCCAGCTGTTATCAAAGCGTACTTAGGAGGCGAGTAA
- a CDS encoding branched-chain amino acid ABC transporter permease produces the protein MMKKESWAKNFFTKSTITWICVILGLFFLIMAAYLMGLVTSFYQNIMVTIGINMILAVGLNLVVGYAGQFSLGHAGFMAIGAYVGAILSTQIPGPIGFYAGMAAGAVLAAIVALIVGVPTLRLKGDYLAIATLGASEIIRVIIQNLKITNGAAGISGIPMNVTWITLFIFIVLTTLFIVNYIHSSPGRATIAVRENEIAAESVGVKTTKYKIIAFVIGAVTASIAGTLYAGYFSVINPSQFTFQRSIDVLIIVVFGGIGSVTGSFVAAIALGLLNSVLAPLGQLRMVVYGIAIIAIMVFKPSGLMGDYELQFAKLFNRKKKDSDKEEA, from the coding sequence ATGATGAAAAAAGAATCATGGGCAAAAAACTTCTTTACTAAATCAACAATTACTTGGATTTGTGTGATTTTGGGACTATTCTTCTTAATCATGGCAGCCTATTTAATGGGATTAGTAACGTCGTTCTATCAAAATATTATGGTGACAATTGGGATTAATATGATCCTAGCTGTTGGTTTGAACTTAGTAGTAGGCTATGCGGGACAATTCTCGCTTGGTCACGCCGGATTTATGGCCATTGGTGCCTATGTTGGTGCCATCCTTTCAACTCAAATTCCAGGACCAATCGGTTTCTATGCTGGTATGGCTGCTGGGGCTGTTTTAGCAGCTATCGTCGCTTTAATCGTAGGGGTTCCTACCTTACGTTTGAAAGGTGACTACTTAGCGATTGCAACTTTAGGGGCTTCTGAAATTATCCGTGTCATCATCCAAAACTTAAAAATCACTAACGGTGCCGCTGGTATTTCAGGTATTCCAATGAATGTAACGTGGATTACTTTATTTATCTTCATCGTTTTAACAACATTATTCATTGTAAACTATATCCACTCTAGTCCAGGACGTGCTACTATTGCTGTTCGGGAAAACGAAATCGCTGCTGAATCTGTTGGGGTAAAAACAACTAAGTATAAAATCATCGCCTTTGTAATCGGTGCTGTAACAGCTTCAATCGCAGGTACTTTATACGCAGGTTACTTTTCAGTAATCAACCCATCCCAATTCACGTTCCAACGTTCAATCGACGTGTTAATCATCGTTGTATTCGGTGGTATCGGATCAGTAACAGGTTCATTCGTTGCAGCCATCGCCTTAGGTTTACTAAACTCAGTTTTAGCGCCTTTAGGTCAATTACGTATGGTTGTATACGGTATCGCGATTATCGCTATCATGGTATTCAAGCCATCTGGTTTAATGGGTGATTACGAATTACAATTCGCTAAATTATTCAACCGCAAGAAAAAAGATTCTGATAAAGAGGAGGCGTAA
- a CDS encoding branched-chain amino acid ABC transporter permease, with the protein MEMFLQQLVNGLSLGSIYALMALGYTMVYGIIGLINFAHGDVYMVGAFFGFWLITGLGMNIIPALILTMIFTAILGVIIERVAYKPLRKSTRIAALITAIGVSYLLQNFMIYYVGPEVRAFPTSLPNLSLDLGLFTISTQQVVIFIVTIILMIALQYIVRQTKMGQGMRAVSVDADAARLMGISVDSIISFTFAIGSALAGAGGVLVGIYYNSISPTMGLTPGIKAFVAAVLGGIGSIPGAMLGGVLIGVVESMVSMIGLSTWRDAAVYFILIIILVFKPSGLLGKGTQEKV; encoded by the coding sequence ATGGAGATGTTTTTGCAACAGCTTGTAAACGGACTCTCTTTGGGTAGTATTTATGCCCTTATGGCTTTAGGTTATACAATGGTATACGGAATTATCGGCTTGATTAACTTCGCGCACGGTGATGTTTATATGGTTGGAGCCTTTTTTGGTTTTTGGTTAATTACGGGGTTAGGGATGAATATTATTCCAGCGCTTATATTAACAATGATTTTTACAGCAATTTTAGGGGTAATTATTGAGCGTGTGGCATACAAACCTTTACGTAAATCAACACGTATTGCAGCCTTAATTACGGCAATAGGGGTATCTTACCTATTACAAAACTTTATGATCTACTATGTAGGACCAGAAGTACGTGCCTTCCCTACATCATTACCAAACTTATCACTGGATTTAGGTTTATTTACGATTTCAACACAACAAGTGGTGATTTTCATTGTAACGATTATCTTGATGATTGCCCTACAGTACATTGTTCGTCAAACGAAAATGGGACAAGGGATGCGTGCAGTATCTGTAGATGCTGATGCAGCGCGTTTAATGGGTATCTCTGTAGATAGCATTATTTCCTTCACTTTCGCTATTGGTTCTGCCTTAGCTGGTGCTGGTGGGGTCTTGGTAGGTATCTACTATAACTCTATTTCACCAACTATGGGACTAACACCTGGTATTAAAGCCTTCGTAGCGGCTGTTTTAGGTGGTATTGGATCAATTCCTGGTGCCATGTTAGGTGGGGTTTTAATCGGTGTGGTTGAATCAATGGTATCTATGATTGGTTTATCTACTTGGCGTGACGCTGCCGTTTACTTCATTTTGATTATTATTTTAGTCTTCAAACCTAGCGGATTGTTAGGTAAAGGCACACAAGAGAAAGTATAG